In Scomber scombrus chromosome 17, fScoSco1.1, whole genome shotgun sequence, the following proteins share a genomic window:
- the LOC133997375 gene encoding uncharacterized protein LOC133997375 — MSPLFGLGWLILLLAVINIEAQKKPAINISSKCLGNIMRVDVGPLGGNLLEVAVVFNNSAIPLTPSLASQHGFSMKTDKLGNAMIYVSLLNSFAQNLEDKAFTTTLNLRLYGNRMGEDELYQVSETCQYAAWASREIICDRNYMEVSVKRAAPDDYALPEYPVNGANSKFGDPRRAAEKQPMDTGFRITTLVFFTPEERMMTVSEAQRQGYRIGNTPSRLVLRSPKITPETYTQMVAGVPMTVLTTSTIFDKKWLATQIDIAASCPVLEGSVALTPNTITWYLPQHIDPLISSSQFKLLEVHMGIDGQRLDAVEMAARQYAVTVNDVHIIVEIPIGAVGGYSKSHVQDDQYFTSYTIEPMLELLWTEDTNHEDTRYKVLFPITTPLLPQPPQVVDNTLPEEQIFKVKIGPYASDVTLVNITFPSEVLSVGDCNVRGFNVQEHKSHNSSFKVITLQVPFTDRVVLPMRRGGITAYSLHLTFGLLVLPEFAPFSLTTYLEAELVDIVPPQVSGYCDQANFYVLVQYGTQGFNFQTTVGKQQMTSGLAQQYGFMENGTHFSFAVPFTAPDVVFEAVEASVIRTRLDVVLRNPETNKRLKQFSMACNFLSPLTECFPNGTMTALAVKLESVASLNPSRLTLRDPTCGPSYSDDRYAYFVFTGRSCGTTRKFLPSMMIYENEISLPDEFEASRMKTEEPEYELKVACYYDINTTHAVSFHTRPRRSEPYAENAKGELQVAMRLALDDSYSAFHDAVEVPIVKYLQQPLHFEVELMRSTNPKVSLELQNCWATLNKDRTSQPRWNLIINGCVNPVDPYQVVFHPVWSDARVQYPSHFKRFEVQMFAFAEDQENLSSQLFVHCDVVVCDATNPLGGICNGQCSNAKNRIKGQRRAVSDQSFKHVSTGPIFIT; from the exons ATGAGTCCTTTGTTTGGATTGGG GTGGCTTATTCTCCTGCTAGCAGTTATAAACATAGAGGCTCAAAAGAAGCCTGCTATAa ATATCAGCTCAAAATGTCTGGGGAATATCATGCGTGTAGATGTTGGCCCACTTGGGGGGAATCTTCTGGAAGTTGCTGTTGTTTTCA aTAACTCTGCCATCCCTCTTACACCAAGTTTGGCGTCTCAGCATGGCTTCAGCATGAAGACAGATAAGCTGGGGAACGCCATGATTTATGTCTCCCTTCTAAATAGTTTTGCTCAAAATCTG gAAGATAAAGCATTCACAACAACCTTAAATCTTCGACTGTATGGGAACCGGATGGGTGAAGACGAGCTCTACCAGGTGTCTGAAACCTGCCAGTACGCTGCCTGGGCCTCCAGGGAAATTATCTGTGACCGTAACTATATGGAG GTGTCTGTGAAAAGGGCTGCTCCAGATGATTATGCCCTGCCTGAATATCCTGTCAATGGGGCTAATTCAAAGTTTGGTGATCCTCGACGAGCTGCTGAG AAACAGCCAATGGATACAGGATTCAGAATCACAACACTTGTGTTCTTCACTCCTGAGGAGAGGATGATGACGGTTTCGGAGGCCCAGAGACAAGGTTACAGAATAGGAAACACTCCCTCCAGGCTCGTTCTGCGAAGTCCAAAGATCACACCTGAAACATATACTCAAATG GTAGCAGGAGTGCCGATGACTGTTTTGACAACTTCAACAATCTTTGACAAGAAATGGCTCGCAACCCAAATCGACATAGCAGCTTCTTGCCCAGTACTGGAGG GTAGTGTTGCCTTGACTCCAAACACAATCACCTGGTATCTGCCCCAGCACATTGACCCACTGATTTCCTCCAGCCAGTTTAAACTGTTAGAGGTGCACATGGGCATTGATGGCCAGAGACTTGATGCTGTGGAGATGGCTGCCAGACAATATGCCGTGACAGTTAATGACGTGCACATCATCGTTGAAATTCCAATTGGGGCAGTCGGTGGTTACTCTAAG AGTCATGTTCAGGATGATCAGTACTTCACCTCTTACACGATCGAGCCAATGCTCGAATTACTCTGGACTGAAGACACAAATCACGAGGACACAAGATACAAAGTTCTCTTTCCCATCACAACGCCGTTACTGCCTCAACCTCCACAAGTTGTTGACA ACACTTTGCCCGAGGAGCAGATATTTAAAGTGAAGATTGGGCCTTATGCCTCTGATGTTACACTAGTGAACATCACCTTCCCCAGTGAGGTTTTGTCCGTGGGTGACTGCAATGTCAGAGGCTTTAATGTCCAGGAGCACAAGTCCCATAACAGCAGCTTTAAGGTCATCACACTCCAAGTGCCCTTCACAGACCGTGTCGTCCTACCAATG AGACGAGGGGGGATTACGGCCTACTCTCTTCACCTGACCTTTGGCTTGCTGGTCCTGCCAGAGTTTGCTCCATTTTCTCTCACTACTTATCTGGAAGCTGAATTAGTGGACATAG TTCCTCCTCAAGTCTCTGGTTACTGTGATCAGGCAAATTTCTATGTCCTCGTGCAATATGGGACACAAGGTTTCAACTTCCAGACTACAGTGGGAAAACAACAGATGACTTCAGGTTTGGCTCAGCAGTACGGCTTCATGGAGAACGGGACCCACTTCAGTTTTGCAGTGCCATTTACAGCTCCCGATGTTGTGTTTGAG GCTGTTGAGGCATCAGTCATCAGAACCAGACTCGATGTAGTTCTGAGGAATCCAGAAACCAACAAAAGGCTCAAACAATTCTCAATGGCTTGCAATTTCCTCTCACCACTGACTG AGTGTTTCCCTAATGGGACCATGACGGCTCTGGCTGTCAAACTGGAATCGGTTGCCAGTCTGAATCCCAGTCGGCTTACACTCAGAGATCCCACCTGTGGTCCTTCCTACAGCGATGACCGCTACGCTTATTTTGTGTTCACTGGCAGATCCTGCGGGACAACCAGAAAG tttttgcCCAGTATGAtgatatatgaaaatgaaatctcCCTGCCAGATGAATTTGAAGCAAGTAGGATGAAGACAGAGGAGCCTGAATATGA GTTAAAGGTTGCTTGCTACTATGACATCAACACAACCCATGCTGTATCCTTCCACACCAGACCTCGCAGGAGCGAACCATATGCTGAAAATGCAAAAGGCGAGCTGCAAGTTGCAATGAGACTTGCTTTGG ACGACTCTTACAGCGCATTTCACGATGCTGTCGAAGTTCCTATAGTGAAGTACCTCCAACAGCCACTGCATTTTGAGGTGGAGCTGATGCGGTCTACAAACCCTAAAGTCTCACTAGAGCTGCAGAACTGCTGGGCAACACTGAATAAAGACAGGACATCTCAACCCAGATGGAATCTCATCATTAATGG CTGTGTTAACCCAGTGGATCCATACCAGGTGGTCTTCCATCCTGTCTGGTCAGATGCCAGAGTACAATACCCATCTCACTTCAAGCGCTTTGAGGTCCAGATGTTTGCCTTTGCTGAAGACCAGGAAAACTTGAGTAGCCAG CTCTTTGTCCACTGTGATGTAGTGGTCTGTGATGCCACAAATCCACTGGGTGGAATTTGTAATGGCCAGTGTTCCAATGCAAAAAATAGGATAAAAG GTCAAAGGCGTGCTGTTTCAGATCAGAGTTTCAAACATGTATCAACAGGACCTATCTTTATTACCTAA
- the LOC133997817 gene encoding potassium voltage-gated channel subfamily S member 3-like → MGYGQILHRHGNEGDQVHLNVGGVRHEVDPDTLLRFPHTRLARLLRCQSEAAILELCDDYSPTEKEYYFDRNPRVFLCVLNFYHTGRIHMMEELCVFSFSQEIEYWGIQELHLSPCCSDWFHERKEYIEDRDWDIRSDDQQQPSFDSSFEELSALDKDLAKFKGAWCGELRSYIWLRMEDPGHSRGSKVIAVASLSVVLTSIVAMCVHSMPEFQLVDVNDRPIEDPVLTVLEEICIACFSAEFIIRLIVAPSRRKFLGNPLNIIDVASILPFYATLALETADEDAAEENEDLQNVGKVVQVMRLMRVLRILKLARHSIGLRALGATVRHSYQEVGLLLLFLSVGISIFSALIYFAEKDDEETDLDTIPSGWWWATITMTTVGYGDTCPVTLAGKIVATLCIICGLLVVALPITIIFNKFSKYYQRNKIMEEQGITKPERQDPDLPYYNIRDLFTESMYPFLGGIAFRNSEGSGGDDTDASSLQDIEVYDNDTCENRSAK, encoded by the coding sequence ATGGGATATGGGCAAATCCTCCACCGGCATGGGAATGAGGGGGACCAGGTCCACCTCAACGTGGGAGGGGTACGACATGAAGTGGATCCAGACACGCTGCTACGCTTCCCTCACACACGTCTGGCTCGTCTGCTGCGCTGCCAAAGTGAGGCAGCGATCCTGGAGCTGTGTGACGATTACAGCCCGACTGAGAAGGAGTACTACTTTGACAGGAATCCCAGGGTTTTCCTCTGTGTGCTCAACTTCTATCACACAGGACGTATCCACATGATGGAGGAGCTGTGCGTCTTCTCCTTCAGCCAGGAGATCGAGTACTGGGGCATCCAGGAGCTCCACCTGAGCCCCTGCTGCAGCGACTGGTTCCACGAAAGGAAGGAGTACATTGAAGACAGAGACTGGGACATCAGGAGCGATGACCAGCAACAGCCAAGCTTTGACTCTTCCTTCGAGGAATTGTCTGCCCTCGATAAAGACCTGGCCAAGTTCAAAGGTGCCTGGTGTGGGGAACTTAGGAGCTACATTTGGCTCCGGATGGAGGATCCAGGTCACTCACGAGGCTCAAAGGTCATCGCTGTGGCTTCTCTCAGTGTAGTGTTGACCTCTATCGTTGCTATGTGTGTCCACAGCATGCCTGAGTTTCAGCTTGTGGACGTCAATGACAGACCCATTGAGGACCCTGTTCTCACAGTCCTAGAGGAGATCTGCATTGCCTGTTTCTCGGCTGAGTTCATCATCAGGCTGATTGTTGCGCCCTCCCGCAGGAAGTTCTTGGGAAACCCTTTAAACATCATCGATGTTGCCTCCATCTTGCCATTTTACGCCACTTTAGCTCTGGAGACAGCTGATGAGGACGCCGCAGAGGAGAATGAGGACCTACAGAATGTTGGGAAAGTGGTGCAGGTTATGCGTCTCATGAGGGTTCTCCGAATCCTCAAACTGGCCCGGCACTCCATTGGGCTGCGGGCGTTAGGTGCCACTGTCCGCCACAGCTACCAAGAGGTGGGTTtgcttcttctcttcctctcggTGGGGATCTCCATCTTTTCTGCCCTCATCTACTTCGCTGAGAAGGACGATGAGGAGACTGATTTGGACACCATCCCTTCAGGCTGGTGGTGGGCCACCATCACCATGACGACAGTCGGCTATGGTGACACCTGCCCGGTGACGCTGGCGGGGAAGATAGTGGCCACCTTGTGTATCATCTGTGGACTATTAGTGGTGGCTCTgcccatcaccatcatcttcaatAAGTTTTCAAAGTATtatcaaagaaacaaaatcatGGAGGAGCAGGGGATCACTAAACCTGAGAGACAAGACCCAGACCTTCCTTATTATAACATCAGAGACTTGTTCACAGAAAGCATGTATCCTTTCTTAGGAGGTATCGCCTTCAGGAACAGTGAGGGCAGTGGTGGAGACGATACAGATGCCTCCAGTCTCCAGGACATAGAGGTGTATGATAATGACACTTGTGAAAATAGGTCCGCAAAATGA